A stretch of Leptospira terpstrae serovar Hualin str. LT 11-33 = ATCC 700639 DNA encodes these proteins:
- a CDS encoding GIY-YIG nuclease family protein, whose protein sequence is MINNIPKEKSKDSGIYAIKNTINNKIYIGSTTYFRLRYNKHFFELSSGKHPSKHLLSSYRKHGKNSFTFNIVEIIRPESFQTKELFEKAIVERENYFINKFQSNNRNFGYNLRISAETNRGIKHSSQALTRIKGKKISEETRKKMSASRMGEKHHSALIKEKDVKMIKLLIHFGFRNTNISKYLNVSKSIINDIKNNGSWKNVFLTKKDIESFDETNYHLDKKSWLDKKSVLLIKYLLGLNIQKSIITEFSGVPYSTVKGIHSGKIYGKIRLEEKDIKFFENSINTEDIKECEINHNTKLNNKRKSKSLKGSLNPLAKLKEDEIIEIAELLKNKKSLKFISEKFQVGIHTISKIKTGQNWSHLTGFENKKKGLLKGEDHPNIKHSNEVVIKVIHLSKIGKTTKEICNLLNLDKSFVNRIKSGKTRSYLYEK, encoded by the coding sequence ATGATTAATAATATTCCAAAGGAAAAAAGCAAAGATTCAGGGATCTATGCCATAAAAAATACTATAAATAATAAAATATATATTGGATCGACAACGTATTTTAGACTTCGATATAATAAACATTTTTTTGAATTATCTTCAGGAAAACATCCATCAAAGCATTTATTGTCATCGTATAGAAAACATGGCAAAAATTCATTCACCTTTAATATAGTCGAAATAATAAGACCTGAATCATTTCAGACAAAAGAACTCTTTGAAAAAGCAATAGTTGAACGTGAAAACTATTTTATAAATAAATTCCAATCAAATAATAGGAATTTTGGATATAATTTAAGAATCTCGGCTGAAACAAATCGCGGTATAAAACATTCTTCACAAGCCTTAACCAGAATAAAAGGTAAAAAAATATCCGAAGAAACTCGAAAAAAAATGTCAGCAAGCAGAATGGGTGAAAAACACCATTCGGCGTTAATAAAGGAGAAAGATGTAAAAATGATTAAATTACTTATACATTTTGGGTTCAGGAATACTAATATATCAAAATATTTAAATGTCAGTAAATCAATTATAAATGATATAAAAAACAATGGTTCCTGGAAAAATGTTTTTCTAACCAAGAAAGACATTGAATCCTTTGATGAAACAAACTACCATTTAGATAAAAAATCCTGGCTAGATAAAAAATCAGTTCTTTTAATCAAATACTTATTGGGATTAAATATTCAAAAATCTATTATAACAGAATTTAGTGGAGTTCCTTACTCAACCGTTAAAGGAATTCATTCAGGAAAAATTTATGGTAAAATAAGATTAGAGGAGAAAGATATTAAATTTTTTGAGAATTCAATTAACACAGAAGACATAAAAGAATGTGAGATAAATCATAATACTAAATTAAATAATAAAAGAAAATCCAAATCTCTAAAGGGATCACTTAACCCATTAGCAAAATTGAAAGAAGATGAAATAATTGAAATCGCTGAACTGTTAAAGAATAAAAAATCTCTTAAATTTATTTCCGAAAAATTTCAAGTTGGTATTCATACAATATCGAAAATAAAAACGGGACAAAATTGGTCCCATTTAACTGGATTTGAAAACAAGAAGAAAGGTCTCTTAAAAGGCGAAGATCATCCTAATATAAAGCACTCTAACGAAGTAGTCATTAAGGTCATTCACCTATCAAAAATTGGAAAAACTACAAAAGAAATTTGCAATCTGCTCAATTTAGACAAATCTTTTGTAAACAGAATAAAATCGGGAAAAACTCGGTCATATTTATATGAAAAATAG